A stretch of Paenibacillus peoriae DNA encodes these proteins:
- a CDS encoding helix-turn-helix domain-containing protein, whose translation MLDTSASSFILLSAFAKIVCEPGWKWQVREKPMPNYDLFYVWSGEGTVVLNGTSYPVSKGSCFLFKPGDDTRATHNPQKPLILTYIHFDLIEQPELVPASYRMLEETFEVEHMLARYVRLRLERAYGADEEGKLILKQLMIHLLRADRKEPQEQQASNQLTEVIRETANYVRQHPGLPHRVEDLAARAGLSPRYFSIKFKELLGVSAQSHIISMRIERAQHLLLHAGMNVTEVAEALGYRDIFFFSRQFKQYTGKSPSEIR comes from the coding sequence TTGCTGGATACATCTGCGTCATCGTTTATCCTGTTGTCGGCCTTCGCCAAAATTGTGTGCGAGCCGGGCTGGAAATGGCAGGTACGCGAGAAGCCGATGCCAAACTATGATTTATTCTATGTATGGAGCGGAGAAGGAACAGTGGTTTTAAACGGAACATCGTATCCGGTGAGCAAGGGGAGTTGCTTCCTGTTCAAGCCGGGGGATGATACCCGTGCCACACATAACCCGCAAAAGCCGCTCATACTTACCTATATTCATTTTGATCTCATCGAACAACCAGAGCTAGTCCCTGCAAGCTACCGTATGCTGGAGGAAACGTTCGAGGTAGAGCATATGCTTGCCAGGTACGTTCGACTGCGCCTGGAGCGTGCTTACGGAGCTGACGAGGAAGGCAAGCTGATTCTAAAACAACTGATGATTCATCTGCTGCGTGCGGACCGTAAGGAGCCGCAGGAGCAACAGGCCAGTAACCAGCTCACCGAGGTCATTCGGGAAACGGCCAACTACGTGCGTCAGCATCCGGGACTTCCTCATCGCGTCGAGGATTTAGCTGCACGGGCAGGGCTGTCACCGCGTTATTTTTCGATTAAATTCAAGGAGCTGCTAGGTGTTTCCGCGCAATCTCATATTATCAGCATGCGGATTGAGCGTGCACAGCATCTACTGCTGCATGCGGGAATGAATGTGACCGAGGTGGCAGAGGCTTTGGGGTATCGTGACATCTTTTTTTTCAGCCGCCAATTCAAGCAATACACGGGGAAAAGTCCGTCTGAGATCCGGTAA
- a CDS encoding aminotransferase class I/II-fold pyridoxal phosphate-dependent enzyme, translated as MNPLAAQLNQNIQTGNEHVYQMLSLLGKEIYFPKEGILSQSAEAGKLAKKYNATIGIATEGNGPMHLEVIQEKLSAYNPKDLYPYAPPAGKPELRSVWRDKMLKENPSLAGKGYGLPVVTNALTHGLSIVADLFTDEGDAVIYPDKNWENYELTFGIRRHGRLVNFPLFTEDQRFNSEGLREALLAQKEYGKAIVVLNFPNNPTGYTPGVEEGKAIVAAIQEAAEAGINVVVVTDDAYFGLFFEDSLHESLFGQLAGLHPRILPVKIDGATKEEFVWGFRVGFITFASEHQDVLSALEQKTLGIIRATISSGPHPSQTFVLDALKSPDFEQQKNEKFQIMKGRANKVKALLDSGKYGDVWSYYPFNSGYFMCLKLNGLSAERLRTHLLEQYGVGTIALGEYDLRIAFSCIEEEYLEDLYDIVYRGAQDLLNA; from the coding sequence ATGAATCCACTGGCAGCGCAGTTAAACCAAAACATTCAGACAGGCAACGAGCATGTATATCAAATGCTTTCTCTTTTAGGGAAAGAAATTTATTTCCCAAAAGAGGGGATTTTGAGTCAATCCGCAGAAGCCGGGAAGCTTGCTAAAAAGTACAACGCCACGATTGGTATTGCTACGGAAGGTAACGGTCCTATGCATTTGGAGGTCATTCAGGAGAAGCTGTCCGCTTACAATCCCAAGGATTTATACCCTTACGCACCCCCTGCGGGCAAACCTGAACTTCGTAGTGTATGGCGTGACAAAATGCTGAAGGAAAACCCTTCATTGGCTGGAAAAGGTTATGGCCTTCCCGTAGTTACGAACGCGCTGACCCATGGTTTGAGCATCGTTGCCGACCTGTTCACGGATGAAGGGGACGCTGTCATTTACCCAGACAAAAACTGGGAAAACTATGAGCTGACTTTCGGTATTCGCCGTCATGGACGTTTGGTGAATTTCCCGTTGTTCACAGAGGATCAACGTTTTAATAGTGAAGGATTACGCGAGGCGCTACTGGCACAGAAAGAATACGGCAAAGCAATCGTTGTGCTGAACTTCCCGAATAACCCGACGGGCTACACACCGGGAGTCGAAGAGGGTAAAGCGATTGTTGCTGCCATTCAGGAAGCCGCAGAAGCAGGCATCAATGTCGTAGTTGTGACGGATGACGCTTATTTTGGTCTGTTCTTCGAGGACTCCCTGCATGAATCACTATTCGGTCAGTTAGCTGGACTTCATCCGAGAATTCTACCCGTCAAAATTGACGGAGCTACCAAAGAAGAATTCGTTTGGGGCTTCCGTGTCGGATTTATTACCTTTGCTTCGGAACATCAGGATGTACTGAGCGCACTGGAACAAAAAACATTAGGGATTATTCGGGCAACGATTTCGAGCGGTCCTCACCCATCTCAAACCTTCGTCCTGGATGCCCTCAAATCACCCGATTTTGAACAACAGAAAAATGAAAAGTTCCAAATTATGAAGGGGCGGGCTAATAAAGTCAAAGCGTTGCTCGATAGTGGAAAATACGGAGATGTATGGAGCTACTATCCTTTCAATTCGGGTTATTTTATGTGCCTTAAGCTGAACGGCTTGTCCGCTGAACGACTGCGCACACATTTGCTGGAACAATATGGGGTAGGAACAATTGCGCTGGGTGAATATGATCTCCGAATCGCATTCTCATGTATCGAGGAAGAGTATCTGGAAGACCTGTATGACATTGTTTACCGTGGCGCACAAGATTTGTTGAACGCATAA
- a CDS encoding sensor histidine kinase, whose translation MLIDKLLVNIFLVFVPLLVYSALSDHRHMKHTPLLMGGVLGVSSVLCLMFSYIWYGLFWDLRYVPLILSVLYFGPKAGLLNITLMVMARMYIDPESIVVSFPSMMLCYLGPLLVRKKFMQLNSILLRVGMNMLMSIWTSIAMFIFLLIHSWVNGRLDKDEIELIRAILWFGMIQFLSIGASSFWMEFSLEREEMRRKIKYAEHLNTLGELAASMAHEVRNPLTVIKGFLQMVQSGLEGKNRRYIALALAEVDRAERIISDYLNLSRPQIGNTELMDLSGMVQQIVLLLKPMATKQGVRLYTELRNEIYVHMDRNQLLQALIHVTKNAIEAADDGGRVYIKLAIQEEKACLHIRDTGKGMSQEHLERVGTLFFSTKEVGTGLGTVVSFRIIEAMNGSIHYESEPGVGTEVVILLPLAQESMLAAEG comes from the coding sequence ATGCTGATAGATAAGCTGCTCGTGAACATATTTCTTGTGTTTGTACCGTTATTGGTATATAGCGCTTTGTCAGATCATCGGCATATGAAACATACCCCGTTGCTTATGGGAGGGGTGCTGGGTGTGTCTTCTGTGCTTTGCCTTATGTTTTCGTATATTTGGTATGGACTATTTTGGGATCTTCGATATGTTCCTCTGATCCTTTCTGTTTTATATTTTGGTCCTAAGGCAGGGCTTCTGAATATAACGTTGATGGTGATGGCTCGTATGTATATAGATCCTGAGTCTATAGTGGTGAGTTTTCCCAGCATGATGTTGTGTTATTTGGGGCCTCTCTTGGTGAGAAAAAAGTTTATGCAGCTCAATAGTATATTGCTTCGGGTGGGCATGAATATGCTAATGAGTATATGGACTAGTATTGCCATGTTTATATTTCTGTTAATACATTCCTGGGTCAATGGAAGGCTAGATAAGGATGAGATCGAGCTGATCCGGGCAATACTCTGGTTCGGTATGATTCAATTCCTAAGCATTGGAGCCTCCTCTTTCTGGATGGAGTTTAGTTTGGAACGGGAAGAAATGAGAAGAAAGATTAAATATGCTGAGCATCTGAATACGTTAGGTGAACTGGCTGCCTCTATGGCTCATGAAGTACGGAATCCATTGACCGTTATTAAAGGGTTCTTGCAAATGGTTCAGTCAGGGCTAGAAGGGAAAAATCGCAGATATATTGCTTTGGCACTAGCAGAGGTCGATCGGGCTGAAAGAATTATTAGCGACTATCTGAACTTATCCAGACCGCAGATTGGGAACACAGAGCTGATGGATCTGTCTGGCATGGTTCAACAGATTGTTTTGCTTTTGAAACCGATGGCGACCAAGCAAGGCGTAAGACTGTATACTGAGCTAAGGAATGAAATATACGTACATATGGATCGTAATCAGCTGTTACAGGCGTTAATACATGTGACGAAAAATGCGATCGAAGCTGCGGATGATGGAGGCAGGGTATACATAAAGCTGGCGATTCAGGAAGAGAAGGCATGTCTGCATATTAGGGATACAGGAAAAGGCATGAGTCAGGAGCATCTGGAGCGAGTGGGTACTTTGTTTTTTTCAACCAAAGAGGTAGGAACGGGACTGGGAACGGTCGTCTCCTTTCGAATCATTGAAGCCATGAACGGAAGTATACACTATGAGAGTGAGCCCGGAGTCGGAACGGAGGTAGTCATCCTGCTGCCACTCGCACAAGAATCAATGCTCGCTGCTGAAGGATAG
- a CDS encoding ABC transporter permease gives MDLQRLHKERRVAFWGQVLPYLGYVIQSGLAVVFGFALIAFAAWYTSLLMHTPPDLPIRWIMLIVAIPIAHASFRTYLNAADIVFLRPQEHAMHYYFKASLIRGVVYKIFGLLLLSIIVWPLYIRSDSAPKPLLLTLLLFVLLKLLFSYGGWQELRMVSIGGSIGYRLLRWVLAVLMVAAWLWQPPLHSVPFIILVGVVYVLVLRFPVKLLVAWEKLIRTEGMQAARVMRTLGWFVDVPALTQRVTPRRWLSWLGGNIPWNRRGAYRYLLFKTFLRTEPAGIVIRLGILGLLIIYITHASWIGIAVYLFFIFLIGVQVTSLRQYHKDSLWLQLYPIPAHSRRASFLDFVVRLTLPAAVVLWLPFLAKGTEDLLSTLLTLLGGVAVVFLLRGAQAKKWRLDGQDEEEV, from the coding sequence ATGGATTTGCAACGTCTGCATAAAGAAAGACGTGTAGCGTTCTGGGGACAGGTGTTGCCTTATCTGGGCTATGTCATTCAGAGCGGTCTGGCGGTGGTGTTCGGCTTTGCACTGATTGCCTTTGCCGCATGGTACACGTCGCTACTAATGCATACTCCACCGGATTTGCCCATCCGCTGGATCATGCTTATTGTGGCTATTCCGATTGCTCATGCGAGCTTTCGTACGTATTTAAACGCAGCGGATATTGTTTTTCTCCGTCCACAGGAGCACGCAATGCACTATTATTTTAAGGCCAGCCTGATTCGGGGTGTGGTGTATAAAATATTCGGTTTGCTATTGCTGTCTATTATCGTGTGGCCGCTGTATATTCGCAGTGATTCCGCGCCTAAGCCGTTGCTACTGACCCTGCTACTGTTCGTGCTATTAAAGCTGCTATTCAGCTACGGCGGCTGGCAAGAGCTTCGTATGGTATCGATTGGCGGGAGTATAGGCTATCGTCTGCTTCGGTGGGTGTTGGCTGTGCTGATGGTAGCCGCATGGCTATGGCAGCCTCCACTACACAGCGTACCATTTATCATATTGGTCGGTGTGGTGTACGTGCTTGTTCTGCGTTTTCCGGTCAAGCTGCTAGTGGCTTGGGAAAAGCTGATTCGTACAGAGGGTATGCAGGCTGCTCGGGTGATGCGCACTTTGGGCTGGTTTGTCGATGTGCCCGCCCTTACGCAGAGAGTGACGCCGCGCCGTTGGCTATCCTGGTTGGGAGGTAACATACCTTGGAACAGAAGGGGAGCGTATCGTTATCTGCTGTTTAAGACGTTCCTGCGCACAGAGCCAGCAGGTATTGTCATTCGGCTCGGGATTCTGGGGTTGTTAATTATATATATCACCCATGCTAGTTGGATTGGTATTGCAGTATATTTATTTTTCATATTCCTCATTGGTGTACAGGTCACTTCACTAAGGCAGTATCACAAGGATTCGTTATGGCTTCAGTTGTATCCGATTCCTGCGCATAGTCGTCGTGCGTCTTTTCTCGACTTTGTTGTTCGGTTGACGTTGCCGGCTGCTGTGGTTCTGTGGCTTCCTTTTCTGGCAAAGGGAACGGAAGATCTACTGTCTACACTGCTCACGTTGCTTGGGGGAGTTGCAGTAGTGTTCCTGCTACGAGGCGCTCAAGCCAAAAAATGGCGTTTGGACGGTCAGGATGAAGAAGAAGTGTGA
- a CDS encoding ABC transporter ATP-binding protein has translation MEQQPVLQINGLTGGYSAKRPVLHQISLDVKPGEMVGLIGLNGAGKSTTMKHILGLMTPQAGEIRVQGHKQDENPEEYQGAIAFVPESPELYPEMTVMEHMEFTARAYGVSEADFRTRSDQMLDLFRMRDKSGSMSMHLSKGMRQKVMIMCAFLAGPPLYVIDEPFLGLDPLGIRSLLDFMLEMKRSGSSILLSSHILSTIENYCDRFIVLHQGAIIAQGTLDEVTAQAGKPGMPLEDAFYELVQGRE, from the coding sequence ATGGAACAACAGCCTGTGTTGCAAATTAACGGACTGACCGGCGGATATAGCGCCAAGCGCCCGGTGTTGCATCAGATTTCGCTGGATGTGAAACCGGGCGAAATGGTAGGACTGATTGGTCTGAACGGGGCCGGGAAAAGTACGACCATGAAGCATATTTTGGGCCTGATGACACCGCAGGCCGGAGAAATTCGTGTGCAGGGGCATAAGCAGGATGAAAATCCCGAGGAATATCAGGGAGCCATTGCTTTTGTACCTGAATCTCCAGAGCTGTATCCTGAAATGACGGTGATGGAGCATATGGAATTCACGGCCAGAGCGTACGGAGTTAGCGAAGCAGATTTCCGCACACGCAGTGATCAAATGCTGGACTTGTTCCGTATGCGGGATAAAAGTGGAAGTATGTCGATGCACCTGTCTAAAGGGATGCGCCAGAAAGTGATGATTATGTGTGCATTTTTAGCGGGACCGCCGTTGTATGTCATAGATGAACCTTTTTTGGGTTTGGACCCGCTTGGTATTCGTTCCCTGCTTGACTTTATGTTAGAGATGAAGCGTTCGGGTTCGTCCATTCTACTCAGTTCTCATATTTTGTCCACGATTGAAAATTATTGCGATCGTTTCATTGTACTTCATCAGGGTGCCATCATTGCGCAGGGTACGCTGGACGAAGTGACAGCACAGGCGGGTAAGCCGGGCATGCCGCTGGAAGATGCATTTTATGAGCTGGTACAGGGCAGGGAATGA
- a CDS encoding DEAD/DEAH box helicase translates to MTLNFESLGVEQDLLDKLTEHEITQPSPVQAEAIPEIMKGKHVLARSQTGTGKTLAYLLPLLQAIDPQKKATQKLILAPSQELAMQIVREGQRYGEHRGIRVLGLIGGAAIKRQIEKLKDHPQLVVGTPGRVRELIASKKLKMHNITAIVIDEVDQMFQLGGAGDVTNILGTAQRDRQLVFLSATLNDEIQSLAKREMREYVEIGIDPDQKTASGLEHYYFVSEERDKVDMLRRLVRHFNPRKALVFVNTTNAIGEIEAKLKHMGLTTASLYGDADKVTRSNVLARFREDKLKVLVASDVAARGLDIEGLEMVIHFDPATDSQAYVHRAGRTGRMGRKGLVASVVTDRETFIMRKFSRELGIDIAERALHGGRVVVPRPADAKRAPVRPSEARSLSNGASAEDRKAPVRAENGRPGRNSANGSAPGKSKGAALSKAGKAQRERDRKNKGAPRWLKEKGSKPNE, encoded by the coding sequence ATGACATTGAATTTTGAATCGCTCGGCGTTGAACAAGATCTGTTGGACAAACTGACTGAGCATGAAATTACACAGCCTTCGCCAGTTCAGGCAGAGGCTATACCGGAAATAATGAAGGGAAAGCATGTATTGGCGCGCTCACAAACTGGCACAGGCAAGACACTGGCTTATTTGCTGCCGCTGTTGCAAGCGATTGATCCGCAGAAAAAGGCTACGCAAAAGCTGATACTAGCTCCAAGCCAGGAACTGGCCATGCAAATTGTACGTGAGGGTCAGCGCTACGGTGAGCATCGCGGAATCCGTGTACTCGGTCTGATTGGTGGGGCGGCTATCAAACGTCAAATCGAAAAGCTCAAGGATCATCCACAGCTTGTCGTGGGCACACCAGGACGTGTACGGGAACTCATCGCTTCAAAAAAGTTGAAAATGCACAATATTACAGCCATTGTTATCGATGAGGTGGATCAGATGTTCCAGCTCGGCGGAGCAGGCGATGTAACCAATATATTGGGCACCGCCCAACGTGATCGTCAATTGGTATTCCTGTCCGCAACGCTGAACGACGAGATTCAGTCGCTGGCGAAACGGGAGATGCGTGAATACGTAGAAATTGGGATTGATCCCGACCAGAAGACGGCCAGTGGACTGGAACACTATTACTTTGTATCTGAAGAACGGGATAAGGTGGATATGCTGCGCCGTCTGGTACGTCATTTTAATCCGAGAAAAGCGCTGGTGTTCGTGAATACAACCAATGCCATCGGGGAGATTGAGGCCAAGCTCAAGCATATGGGGCTGACTACGGCATCCTTGTATGGAGATGCGGATAAAGTCACGCGTAGCAATGTGTTGGCCCGATTCCGTGAGGACAAGCTCAAAGTGCTGGTCGCTTCGGATGTGGCAGCCCGTGGTCTGGATATTGAGGGCCTTGAAATGGTTATTCATTTTGATCCGGCTACGGATAGTCAAGCTTATGTTCACCGTGCAGGACGGACAGGACGGATGGGACGCAAAGGATTGGTGGCATCGGTTGTCACTGACCGTGAAACGTTCATCATGCGTAAGTTCTCCCGTGAACTGGGCATTGACATCGCAGAGCGTGCGTTGCATGGAGGTCGAGTAGTTGTGCCGCGTCCGGCGGATGCCAAGCGTGCACCTGTAAGACCCTCCGAGGCTAGATCCTTATCTAACGGAGCATCGGCGGAGGACCGAAAGGCACCTGTTCGTGCCGAAAACGGACGTCCTGGCAGGAATTCCGCGAACGGTTCAGCTCCAGGCAAGAGCAAAGGTGCAGCCTTGTCCAAAGCAGGAAAAGCACAGCGCGAGCGTGATCGCAAAAACAAGGGTGCACCAAGATGGCTGAAGGAAAAAGGATCAAAACCGAACGAGTAA
- a CDS encoding SDR family NAD(P)-dependent oxidoreductase: protein MSILQDKIVVITGASSGIGALCAQLLSEKGAIPILTARSQERLKQVSAGISGRHELIQLDVTRQEQVEAVAARVLGQYGRVDILLNNAGYGKFEYFNETDLTEFEQMMDVNYMGVVRCIKAFLPQMTERGLGQIVNVASMAGKIGTAKSSSYTATKHALLGFSNALRQELRGSGVTVTTINPGPIDTPFFELADPSGGYVRNVSWFMLQPDKVARHIVRAMELRKEEVNLPRWVSPFLKLYQLAPRLTDRLGHGVMNKK, encoded by the coding sequence GTGAGTATACTACAGGACAAGATAGTTGTGATTACAGGTGCATCTAGTGGGATTGGCGCCCTTTGCGCTCAGTTGTTAAGCGAAAAGGGCGCGATTCCTATTTTAACAGCACGCTCGCAGGAGCGACTGAAGCAAGTATCTGCGGGAATCAGCGGCAGACATGAGCTTATCCAACTGGACGTCACCCGCCAGGAGCAGGTAGAGGCTGTTGCAGCACGAGTATTGGGACAGTACGGACGGGTCGATATATTACTTAACAATGCGGGCTACGGAAAGTTTGAGTATTTTAATGAAACCGACCTGACGGAGTTTGAACAAATGATGGACGTGAACTACATGGGTGTTGTTCGCTGCATCAAGGCGTTTCTGCCACAAATGACAGAGCGGGGCCTTGGACAGATTGTCAATGTAGCATCAATGGCCGGGAAAATCGGGACAGCCAAATCGTCTTCTTACACGGCGACGAAGCATGCGTTGCTCGGTTTCAGCAATGCGCTCCGGCAAGAGCTGCGCGGGAGTGGAGTGACTGTAACGACGATTAACCCCGGACCGATCGACACACCCTTTTTTGAGCTGGCAGATCCTTCAGGAGGATATGTTCGAAATGTAAGCTGGTTTATGCTACAACCAGATAAGGTAGCACGGCATATCGTAAGAGCGATGGAGCTTCGCAAGGAGGAGGTTAATCTGCCACGGTGGGTATCTCCTTTTCTCAAGCTGTATCAGTTAGCTCCCAGACTGACCGACAGGCTGGGTCATGGGGTGATGAATAAGAAATAA
- a CDS encoding chemotaxis protein CheX — translation MKAEVINPFLESARRVIEQLIQVSPSSGNLGVKNVELVDDHIWIMIGMTGQLSGNIVFGLNEQVALRMVSAMMGGFVLTEIDEMGKSAISELGNMISGNASTILSSQGIVVDITPPQVMKSENLTTFVPQRALYIPLTVEGIGELDIQVMIS, via the coding sequence GTGAAGGCAGAAGTGATAAATCCTTTTTTGGAGTCGGCGCGACGGGTCATTGAACAATTGATCCAAGTATCTCCTTCATCCGGAAATCTTGGTGTGAAAAATGTCGAGCTGGTGGACGACCACATCTGGATTATGATCGGGATGACCGGACAGCTTAGCGGAAATATTGTGTTCGGCCTGAATGAACAGGTGGCGCTACGTATGGTATCAGCGATGATGGGCGGATTTGTGTTGACTGAAATTGATGAGATGGGAAAAAGCGCAATTTCAGAATTGGGCAATATGATTAGTGGTAATGCCAGTACGATTTTGTCCAGTCAGGGAATTGTCGTGGATATTACGCCTCCGCAGGTCATGAAATCAGAAAACTTGACCACTTTTGTGCCTCAGCGTGCCCTTTATATTCCGCTCACGGTGGAAGGAATCGGTGAGCTGGATATTCAGGTGATGATCTCTTAA
- a CDS encoding LysR family transcriptional regulator: protein MNISQLETLIMISKTMSFRKAGELLNLTQPAVSAQIKSLEDEFKTILIDRNQPVTLTDRGAVFLEHAERILEVVEELRQKLYDLNETPQGHIALGTTTSIAIQILPRVLSYFQDQFPLIKTSIQSMASSMIYQQVENGLIDVGIGYLIERNPNLSTSVLYYDSFELVVSPTHPLASQPHATIEALREIPLILLSPDTVGRKFVDDVFKKHQIVPHVVIELSSSEEVKRMVEINLGAAIISRLSVTSELRAGTLKMIHIPELEVSHPVGVIYKSGRYLNSAMQQFLSDLKGMPETNFTSSE from the coding sequence ATGAACATCAGTCAACTCGAAACACTTATCATGATTTCCAAAACGATGAGCTTCCGCAAAGCCGGAGAACTTCTCAATTTGACGCAGCCGGCGGTGTCCGCCCAAATTAAAAGTCTAGAGGATGAGTTCAAAACCATCCTGATTGACCGCAACCAGCCTGTCACCCTGACCGACCGGGGAGCTGTTTTTTTGGAACATGCCGAGCGCATATTAGAGGTTGTTGAGGAATTAAGACAAAAATTGTACGATCTAAACGAAACACCACAGGGTCACATTGCGCTGGGTACCACAACATCCATCGCTATTCAAATTTTACCGCGCGTGCTTTCCTACTTTCAGGATCAGTTCCCTCTCATCAAAACCTCCATTCAATCCATGGCTTCCTCCATGATTTATCAGCAGGTGGAGAACGGACTTATTGATGTTGGCATCGGCTATCTGATCGAACGTAATCCTAATTTAAGCACTTCGGTTCTGTATTACGATTCCTTTGAGCTAGTCGTGTCTCCTACTCATCCGCTGGCTTCACAACCACATGCTACCATTGAAGCCCTTCGGGAAATTCCGCTGATTCTGCTCTCTCCTGATACGGTGGGACGAAAATTCGTAGACGATGTATTTAAAAAGCACCAAATCGTGCCTCATGTCGTGATTGAGTTGTCCAGCAGTGAGGAAGTCAAACGGATGGTCGAAATTAATCTCGGTGCGGCCATTATTTCCAGACTATCGGTCACTTCTGAACTGCGTGCAGGCACATTAAAAATGATCCATATTCCTGAGCTGGAAGTTAGTCATCCGGTAGGAGTGATTTATAAATCCGGCCGATATCTAAACTCAGCCATGCAGCAATTTTTAAGTGATCTGAAGGGGATGCCGGAGACGAATTTCACCAGTTCTGAATAA
- a CDS encoding histidinol-phosphatase, with the protein MKFDLHTHHFRCGHADGNIRDYIEAGIQSGLQAIGISDHSPFLGSEQDQAFPKIYMAKSQLAEYVEEVQQLKKEYEGRIDVLLGLETDYFPDFAELYRSTLAPYPFDYLIGSIHNVEGDSIFNRNRWNKLSDARKIEVKQAYYALIQESARSGMFQILGHIDAMKGNFPAFSDIPADEAIDETLQVIAESNVAIEINTSGKTKLSGGWYPSASILERAHHFGVEVTFGSDAHKPSRVGDDWEEVKAMLKDIGFREWVYFKEKRKISVAL; encoded by the coding sequence ATGAAATTTGATCTGCACACCCATCATTTCCGCTGCGGTCATGCAGACGGAAACATTCGAGATTACATTGAAGCAGGCATTCAGTCGGGCTTACAAGCGATTGGTATTTCGGACCATTCCCCTTTCCTGGGCAGCGAACAGGATCAGGCTTTTCCTAAAATTTATATGGCCAAATCACAGCTTGCTGAATACGTAGAAGAGGTACAACAGCTTAAAAAAGAATACGAAGGCCGTATTGACGTGCTCCTCGGATTGGAAACGGATTATTTTCCTGATTTTGCTGAATTATATCGTTCCACTCTGGCTCCTTATCCATTTGATTATCTCATTGGGTCGATTCACAATGTCGAAGGGGACAGCATTTTTAACCGTAACCGTTGGAACAAATTAAGCGACGCTCGTAAAATCGAGGTCAAACAAGCCTACTATGCGCTCATTCAGGAATCTGCGCGAAGCGGCATGTTTCAGATTTTAGGCCATATTGACGCAATGAAGGGGAACTTTCCAGCCTTTTCAGACATTCCTGCTGATGAAGCCATTGATGAAACCTTGCAGGTAATTGCGGAATCCAATGTGGCGATTGAAATTAACACTTCGGGTAAAACCAAACTGAGTGGCGGATGGTACCCGTCTGCTTCTATTTTAGAAAGAGCGCACCATTTTGGTGTGGAGGTTACTTTTGGTTCGGATGCCCATAAACCTTCGCGGGTAGGCGATGACTGGGAAGAAGTAAAGGCAATGCTGAAGGATATCGGCTTCCGGGAATGGGTCTATTTTAAAGAAAAACGTAAAATTTCTGTGGCGCTTTAA
- a CDS encoding GTP pyrophosphokinase: MHLEDPMDKLKKLKHDITRFMLIYKFALDEMETKIEILKQEFQALHDYSPIEHTKSRLKSPESIMNKMIRKHSELSLDAIKDHIKDIAGLRITCSFISDIYDVSNMLQRQSDLKILEIKDYIKNPKPNGYQSLHLLVQVPVFMSDCEELVCVEVQIRTIAMDFWASLEHKIFYKYNQSVPESLTRELKNAADSANALDLQMERLHREIKEIKDARGEEDSMEELRKIMINNQQITVPANFLKLLGE; the protein is encoded by the coding sequence ATGCACTTGGAAGATCCTATGGACAAGCTTAAAAAGCTAAAGCATGACATCACGCGATTTATGCTCATTTATAAATTTGCGCTCGACGAAATGGAAACCAAGATTGAAATATTAAAGCAGGAATTTCAGGCATTACACGATTACAGCCCTATTGAGCATACCAAATCACGCCTTAAATCTCCTGAGAGCATCATGAATAAAATGATTCGTAAACATAGCGAGTTATCGCTGGATGCTATCAAAGATCATATCAAGGATATCGCCGGCTTGCGTATTACTTGCTCTTTTATTTCTGATATTTATGATGTCAGTAACATGCTTCAGAGACAAAGTGACTTGAAGATACTGGAAATTAAGGATTACATCAAGAACCCCAAGCCGAACGGTTACCAGAGCCTGCATTTGCTGGTTCAAGTTCCTGTATTCATGTCGGATTGTGAGGAGCTAGTCTGCGTAGAGGTGCAAATTCGAACCATTGCGATGGATTTCTGGGCCAGCCTGGAGCATAAAATCTTTTATAAGTACAACCAGTCCGTTCCCGAAAGTCTGACACGTGAATTAAAGAACGCAGCAGACTCCGCTAATGCGCTAGATCTCCAAATGGAGCGACTGCATCGTGAAATTAAGGAGATTAAAGACGCTAGAGGTGAAGAGGACTCCATGGAGGAGCTTCGGAAGATTATGATTAATAATCAGCAAATTACGGTGCCAGCCAATTTCTTGAAGCTTCTGGGAGAGTAG